One Halioglobus japonicus DNA segment encodes these proteins:
- a CDS encoding flagellar motor protein MotB — protein sequence MSAASAPFVLRRQRARDNHQVGGWKIALADLMTALMALFLVLWILSGASDTQRQQVSDYFNSPLNIRPKAQLAIKASSQVNGEGLLPGSQGVVLPAAQQRPAPAAAEHDVETLRWELDKVMTANPKLQRLKSQLRVAAVAEGMKVELSDSTRETMFQLGSGELELEMRELLAALAPVLNKFPQAISITGHTDSLTYPGQQAGYSNWELSSARANASRRQLVSAGLAPGKVIRVSGVANMLPIKDQPIDSPMNRRIEILLLDDVGRTALIDSKTPEDLFTGTSDATRPEVEADHHGSKRIQ from the coding sequence CACCAGGTGGGTGGATGGAAGATTGCCCTGGCAGATCTCATGACGGCCCTTATGGCCCTCTTTCTGGTGCTGTGGATACTCTCTGGAGCCAGTGACACGCAACGCCAGCAGGTCTCGGATTACTTCAACTCACCACTGAACATTCGCCCCAAAGCCCAATTGGCAATCAAAGCATCGAGCCAGGTAAATGGAGAGGGGCTGTTGCCAGGGTCACAGGGGGTCGTGCTTCCAGCTGCACAGCAGCGACCAGCCCCGGCAGCTGCAGAGCACGATGTCGAGACTTTGCGCTGGGAGTTAGACAAAGTGATGACTGCCAATCCAAAGTTGCAGCGTTTGAAGTCGCAGCTGCGAGTGGCCGCCGTGGCCGAGGGAATGAAGGTGGAGTTATCGGACTCTACCCGTGAAACGATGTTTCAGCTAGGTAGCGGTGAGTTGGAACTGGAGATGCGCGAGCTGCTAGCGGCACTCGCCCCGGTGCTGAACAAATTCCCGCAAGCCATCAGCATTACCGGGCACACTGACTCTCTCACCTACCCGGGCCAGCAGGCTGGGTACAGCAATTGGGAGCTCTCCAGCGCACGGGCGAATGCTTCCAGGCGTCAATTAGTTTCAGCGGGTCTGGCCCCGGGAAAAGTGATACGAGTATCGGGAGTTGCCAACATGTTACCGATCAAGGACCAGCCCATTGATAGCCCGATGAACCGGCGCATCGAGATTCTCTTGTTGGATGATGTCGGTCGAACGGCGCTTATAGACTCCAAGACACCAGAAGACCTATTCACTGGCACTTCGGATGCCACGCGACCTGAGGTAGAGGCAGATCACCATGGATCTAAGCGAATTCAGTAA